The following coding sequences are from one Streptomyces sp. NBC_01232 window:
- a CDS encoding helix-turn-helix domain-containing protein encodes MLKNVAVALVDGVAPFELGIFCEVFGIDRSDMGVPVYDFAVCAAEDGPLAVGGGAFGITPAHGLDRLEEADLICLPAASDAAQRIYPEPLLAALRRAVERGARVLSVCSGAYILGAAGLLDGRQCTTHWMHAAALARRFPRAAVDPDVLYVDEGPVITAAGTASGIDACLHVVRQEHGAEVANIIARRMVVPPHRDGGQAQFIQRPLPRTACDTVGEVIGWMARHLDEEITVEQLAERALMSPRTFARRFLQETGTTPYQWVLRQRVLLAQELLESTDETVDAIAGRCGFGNAAALRHHFLRTLGTTPNAFRRTFRGPRAA; translated from the coding sequence ATGCTGAAAAACGTGGCCGTGGCCCTCGTCGACGGAGTCGCCCCCTTCGAGCTGGGAATCTTCTGCGAGGTGTTCGGAATCGATCGCAGTGACATGGGCGTACCGGTGTACGACTTCGCCGTGTGCGCGGCGGAGGACGGGCCGCTGGCGGTGGGCGGGGGCGCCTTCGGGATCACCCCCGCGCACGGCCTGGACCGGCTGGAGGAGGCCGATCTCATCTGCCTGCCCGCCGCGAGCGACGCCGCCCAGCGCATCTACCCCGAGCCCCTGCTCGCCGCCCTGCGCCGGGCCGTGGAGCGGGGCGCGCGGGTCCTGAGCGTGTGCAGCGGGGCCTACATCCTCGGCGCGGCCGGGCTGCTGGACGGCCGCCAGTGCACCACGCACTGGATGCACGCCGCGGCCCTGGCACGCCGCTTCCCGCGGGCGGCCGTCGACCCGGACGTGCTCTACGTCGACGAGGGCCCGGTGATCACGGCCGCCGGCACGGCCTCGGGCATCGACGCGTGCCTGCACGTGGTGCGCCAGGAGCACGGGGCCGAGGTCGCCAACATCATCGCGCGCCGGATGGTCGTGCCCCCGCACCGGGACGGCGGGCAGGCCCAGTTCATCCAGCGGCCGCTGCCCCGGACGGCCTGCGACACGGTCGGCGAGGTGATCGGCTGGATGGCCCGCCACCTGGACGAGGAGATCACGGTCGAGCAGCTCGCGGAACGCGCGCTGATGTCCCCGCGCACCTTCGCCCGCCGCTTCCTCCAGGAGACCGGCACCACCCCGTACCAGTGGGTGCTGCGCCAGCGGGTCCTGCTGGCGCAGGAGCTGCTGGAGTCCACCGACGAAACGGTGGACGCGATCGCGGGGCGCTGCGGCTTCGGCAACGCGGCGGCCCTGCGCCACCACTTCCTGCGAACCCTGGGCACCACCCCCAACGCCTTCCGGCGCACCTTCCGCGGCCCCCGGGCCGCCTGA
- a CDS encoding ribonucleotide-diphosphate reductase subunit beta — MSSNDQKNLLDPGFELTLRPMRYPDFYERYRDAIKNTWTVEEVDLHSDVADLAKLTPAEQHMIGRLVAFFATGDSIVSNNLVLTLYKHINSPEARLYLSRQLFEEAVHVQFYLTLLDTYLPDPDDRAAAFDAVEEIPSIREKAQFCFKWINEVEKLDRLETQADRRRFLLNLICFAACIEGLFFYGAFAYVYWFRSRGLLHGLATGTNWVFRDETMHMNFAFEVVDTVRKEEPELFDDALQQQVTDMLKEAVEAELQFGRDLCGDGLPGMNTESMREYLECVADQRLVRLGFPPVYGSQNPFSFMELQGVQELTNFFERRPSAYQVAVEGTVDLDEDF; from the coding sequence ATGAGCTCCAACGACCAGAAGAACCTCCTGGACCCGGGCTTCGAGCTCACGCTCCGCCCGATGCGCTACCCGGACTTCTACGAGCGCTACCGGGACGCGATCAAGAACACCTGGACCGTCGAGGAGGTCGACCTCCACTCGGACGTCGCGGACCTCGCGAAGCTGACGCCCGCCGAGCAGCACATGATCGGCCGTCTGGTCGCGTTCTTCGCGACGGGCGACTCGATCGTCTCGAACAACCTGGTGCTGACGCTCTACAAGCACATCAACTCCCCGGAGGCGCGCCTGTACCTGTCGCGCCAGCTGTTCGAGGAGGCCGTGCACGTCCAGTTCTATCTGACGCTGCTCGACACCTATCTGCCCGACCCGGACGACCGCGCGGCGGCCTTCGACGCGGTCGAGGAGATCCCCTCCATCCGCGAGAAGGCGCAGTTCTGCTTCAAGTGGATCAACGAGGTCGAGAAGCTGGACCGGCTGGAGACGCAGGCCGACCGCCGTCGCTTCCTGCTGAACCTGATCTGCTTCGCGGCGTGCATCGAGGGCCTGTTCTTCTACGGCGCCTTCGCGTACGTGTACTGGTTCCGCTCGCGCGGTCTGCTGCACGGCCTGGCCACCGGCACCAACTGGGTGTTCCGTGACGAGACCATGCACATGAACTTCGCGTTCGAGGTCGTGGACACGGTCCGCAAGGAGGAGCCGGAGCTCTTCGACGACGCCCTCCAGCAGCAGGTCACCGACATGCTCAAGGAGGCCGTGGAGGCGGAGCTGCAGTTCGGCCGCGACCTGTGCGGTGACGGCCTGCCGGGCATGAACACCGAGTCGATGCGCGAGTACCTGGAGTGCGTCGCGGACCAGCGTCTGGTCCGTCTCGGGTTCCCGCCGGTGTACGGCTCGCAGAACCCGTTCTCCTTCATGGAGCTGCAGGGCGTGCAGGAGCTGACGAACTTCTTCGAGCGCCGTCCGTCGGCCTACCAGGTCGCGGTCGAGGGCACGGTCGACCTGGACGAGGACTTCTAG
- a CDS encoding ribonucleoside-diphosphate reductase subunit alpha, whose product MTIAPSAPRAESTSGDNTEGPGATLLRTLTELTADLPDTDPGRVAASALRGRSSAADDAELRGLATEAAAGLISEDPAYSRLAARLLTLAVRDEAASQGSTSFSASVEVGHREGLIADRTAEFVRTHAARLDSLVELTLAEGADDRFGFFGLRTLHSRYLLRHPITRQVIETPQYFMLRVACGLAADESVQAVEEVASLYRLMSRLDYLPSSPTLFNSGTRHPQMSSCYLLDSPLDELDSIYDRYHQVARLSKHAGGIGLSYSRIRARGSLIRGTNGHSNGIVPFLKTLDASVAAVNQGGRRKGAAAVYLETWHADIEEFLELRDNTGEDQRRTHNLNLAHWVPDEFMRRVNADADWSLFSPADVPELVDLWGDEFDAAYRKAEADGLARKTMPARDLYGRMMRTLAQTGQGWMTFKDASNRTANQTAEPGTVVHSSNLCTEIIEVTNDGETAVCNLGSVNLGAFVVDGEIDWERIDETVRTAVTFLDRVVDINFYPTEQAGRSNARWRPVGLGAMGLQDVFFKLKLPFDSPEAKALSTKLSERIMLAAYEASCDLAERSGPLPAWEQTRTARGVLHPDHYDVELNWPERWDALRARVAKSGMRNSLLLAIAPTATIASIAGVYECIEPQVSNLFKRETLSGEFLQVNGYLVEELKQLGVWDAQTREALRDSSGSVQGFGWIPAEVRDLYRTAWEIPQRGLIDMAAARTPFLDQSQSLNLFLETPTIGKLSSMYAYAWKQGLKTTYYLRSRPATKIARAAQAAAPVELPQAVADAEALACSLENPESCEACQ is encoded by the coding sequence GTGACCATCGCGCCTTCCGCACCGCGCGCCGAGTCCACTTCTGGCGACAACACCGAGGGCCCGGGGGCCACGCTGCTGCGTACCCTCACCGAACTTACGGCGGACCTCCCCGACACCGACCCCGGCCGGGTCGCGGCCTCCGCGCTGCGCGGCCGCAGCTCCGCCGCCGACGACGCCGAACTGCGCGGGCTGGCCACGGAGGCCGCCGCCGGTCTGATCTCCGAGGACCCGGCCTACTCCCGCCTCGCCGCCCGCCTGCTGACGCTGGCCGTGCGCGACGAGGCCGCGAGCCAGGGCTCCACGTCCTTCTCGGCCTCCGTCGAGGTCGGCCACCGCGAGGGCCTCATCGCCGACCGCACGGCCGAGTTCGTCCGCACCCACGCGGCCCGGCTGGACTCGCTCGTCGAGCTCACCCTCGCCGAGGGCGCAGACGACCGCTTCGGCTTCTTCGGCCTGCGCACCCTGCACAGCCGCTACCTGCTGCGCCACCCGATCACCCGTCAGGTCATCGAGACCCCGCAGTACTTCATGCTGCGCGTGGCCTGCGGTCTCGCCGCGGACGAGAGCGTCCAGGCCGTGGAGGAAGTGGCCTCGCTCTACCGGCTGATGAGCCGGCTGGACTACCTGCCGTCCTCCCCCACGCTCTTCAACTCCGGCACCCGTCACCCGCAGATGTCCTCCTGCTACCTGCTGGACTCCCCGCTGGACGAGCTCGACTCGATCTACGACCGCTACCACCAGGTGGCGCGCCTGTCGAAGCACGCCGGCGGCATCGGCCTCTCGTACTCCCGCATCCGCGCCCGCGGTTCGCTGATCCGCGGCACCAACGGGCACTCCAACGGCATCGTGCCGTTCCTGAAGACCCTCGACGCCTCCGTCGCCGCCGTGAACCAGGGCGGCCGCCGCAAGGGCGCCGCCGCGGTCTACCTGGAGACCTGGCACGCGGACATCGAGGAGTTCCTGGAGCTCCGCGACAACACCGGTGAGGACCAGCGCCGTACGCACAACCTGAACCTCGCCCACTGGGTGCCGGACGAGTTCATGCGCCGTGTGAACGCCGACGCCGACTGGTCGCTGTTCTCCCCGGCCGACGTGCCCGAGCTGGTCGACCTGTGGGGGGACGAGTTCGACGCCGCCTACCGCAAGGCCGAGGCGGACGGCCTGGCCCGCAAGACCATGCCCGCCCGCGACCTGTACGGCCGGATGATGCGCACCCTCGCGCAGACCGGCCAGGGCTGGATGACGTTCAAGGACGCCTCCAACCGCACGGCGAACCAGACCGCCGAGCCGGGCACCGTCGTGCACTCCTCGAACCTGTGCACCGAGATCATCGAGGTCACCAACGACGGCGAGACCGCCGTCTGCAACCTCGGTTCGGTCAACCTGGGCGCCTTCGTCGTCGACGGCGAGATCGACTGGGAGCGGATCGACGAGACCGTCCGCACCGCCGTGACCTTCCTCGACCGCGTGGTGGACATCAACTTCTACCCGACCGAGCAGGCCGGCCGTTCCAACGCCCGCTGGCGCCCGGTGGGCCTGGGCGCGATGGGCCTGCAGGACGTCTTCTTCAAGCTGAAGCTGCCCTTCGACTCCCCCGAGGCGAAGGCCCTGTCCACCAAGCTCTCCGAGCGCATCATGCTGGCCGCGTACGAGGCCTCGTGCGACCTCGCCGAGCGCAGCGGCCCGCTGCCCGCCTGGGAGCAGACCCGCACCGCCCGCGGTGTCCTGCACCCGGACCACTACGACGTCGAGCTGAACTGGCCGGAGCGCTGGGACGCGCTGCGCGCCCGCGTCGCGAAGTCCGGCATGCGCAACTCGCTGCTCCTCGCCATCGCCCCGACGGCCACGATCGCCTCGATCGCCGGTGTGTACGAGTGCATCGAGCCGCAGGTCTCCAACCTCTTCAAGCGCGAGACGCTCAGCGGTGAGTTCCTCCAGGTGAACGGCTACCTGGTGGAGGAGCTGAAGCAGCTCGGCGTGTGGGACGCCCAGACCCGTGAGGCGCTGCGCGACTCCTCCGGCTCGGTCCAGGGCTTCGGCTGGATCCCGGCCGAGGTCCGCGACCTGTACCGCACGGCGTGGGAGATCCCGCAGCGCGGTCTGATCGACATGGCGGCGGCCCGTACGCCGTTCCTGGACCAGTCGCAGTCGCTGAACCTGTTCCTGGAGACGCCCACCATCGGCAAGCTCAGCTCGATGTACGCGTACGCCTGGAAGCAGGGCCTGAAGACCACCTACTACCTGCGCTCGCGCCCGGCGACGAAGATCGCCCGTGCCGCGCAGGCGGCCGCGCCCGTCGAACTGCCGCAGGCGGTCGCCGACGCCGAGGCGCTGGCCTGCTCCCTTGAGAACCCCGAGTCCTGCGAGGCCTGCCAGTAA
- a CDS encoding GNAT family N-acetyltransferase: protein MDMVIRTALPADYAELGGITAQAYLTDGHLDFNEDDAYLDVLRDVAGRAARAEVLVAERDGRLLGGVTFAAPGSPLADIAAPDEAEFRMLAVAHEARGQGAGEALVRACIERAKALDGVTGLVLSTQRSMAGAHRIYLRLGFVRTPERDWAPIEGLTLLAYRLKL, encoded by the coding sequence ATGGACATGGTGATCAGAACGGCGCTGCCCGCCGACTACGCGGAGCTGGGTGGGATCACGGCGCAGGCCTACCTCACCGACGGGCATCTGGACTTCAACGAGGACGACGCCTACCTCGACGTGCTGCGCGACGTGGCCGGCCGGGCCGCCCGGGCCGAGGTGCTCGTCGCCGAGCGGGACGGGCGCCTGCTGGGCGGGGTGACCTTCGCCGCGCCCGGCAGCCCGCTCGCCGACATCGCGGCCCCGGACGAGGCCGAGTTCCGGATGCTCGCGGTGGCCCACGAGGCCCGCGGGCAGGGTGCCGGTGAGGCTCTGGTGCGGGCCTGCATCGAGCGGGCGAAGGCCCTCGACGGGGTGACCGGCCTGGTTCTTTCCACGCAGCGCAGCATGGCCGGCGCCCACCGGATCTATCTGCGACTGGGCTTCGTACGCACGCCGGAGCGGGACTGGGCGCCGATCGAGGGCCTGACACTCCTGGCGTATCGGCTCAAGCTGTAG
- a CDS encoding YbdD/YjiX family protein yields MSVRSALAKVRFYVREFSGEAAYDRYVAHARSHDPDAEVLTRRAFERARTDAREADPREGFRCC; encoded by the coding sequence ATGAGCGTGCGCAGCGCGCTGGCGAAGGTGCGTTTCTACGTACGGGAGTTCTCGGGGGAGGCGGCGTACGACCGCTACGTGGCCCACGCCCGCTCCCACGACCCGGACGCGGAGGTGCTCACCCGCCGCGCGTTCGAACGCGCCCGCACGGACGCCCGCGAGGCGGACCCCCGCGAGGGCTTCCGCTGCTGCTGA
- a CDS encoding carbon starvation CstA family protein: protein MPEPEATGAERDTASPGTAPGSPSPKSIAAWVLVGLVGAIGWGVLALSRGEEISAAWLLAAALGSYAIAYRFYARFIAHRVLKVDATRATPAERLDNGVDFHPTDRRVLFGHHFAAVAGAGPLVGPVLAAQMGYLPGTIWIVAGVIFAGAVQDMVTLFFSTRRDGRSLGQMARDEIGPVGGAAALIAVFAIMIILLAVLALVIVNALAHSPWGVFSIGMTIPIAVFMGFYLRVLRPGRVTEVSVIGVALLLLAIVAGGWVAESSFAGTFTLEKETLVIWMVVYGFLASVLPVWMLLAPRDYLSTFMKVGTIALLAIGVVIAMPTLKMPSVTDFAARGDGPVFAGSMFPFVFITIACGALSGFHALVSSGTTPKMIQKETQVRMIGYGAMLTESFVAVMAIIAACIIEPGLFFAVNSPPGIIGTTVESASQAVTNFGFAVSPEALAQAAKDVEEASLLSRTGGAPTFALGMSEIFSAVVGGAGMKAFWYHFAIMFEALFILTTLDAGTRVGRFMLQDTLGNVHKSFKDVSWKPGVWFASAIVVGGWGYFLWVGIKDPLGGINQLFPLFGIANQLLAAVALAVCTTLLVKSGRLKWAWVTGVPLVWDATVTLTASYQKIFSEDVKVGFFAQRDKYQAGIDADKVLPPAKNMDDMHTVVTNATVDGVLCALFAVLIIVVLADAARTCLKAVRDPGSATLSEVPWTESKIVAPAGLIATAEERAELAAAGPDAGGGHVKEPVA from the coding sequence ATGCCTGAACCGGAAGCAACAGGGGCAGAACGGGACACGGCGAGTCCGGGCACCGCGCCCGGCTCGCCCTCTCCCAAGTCCATCGCCGCGTGGGTGCTCGTCGGACTCGTCGGCGCCATCGGCTGGGGCGTGCTCGCGCTCTCGCGCGGCGAGGAGATCTCCGCGGCCTGGCTGCTCGCCGCCGCACTGGGCTCGTACGCGATCGCCTACCGCTTCTACGCGCGCTTCATCGCCCACCGCGTGCTGAAGGTGGACGCGACCCGGGCCACCCCCGCCGAACGCCTTGACAACGGTGTCGACTTCCATCCCACCGACCGCCGGGTGCTCTTCGGCCACCACTTCGCCGCCGTCGCGGGCGCCGGCCCGCTCGTCGGACCCGTGCTCGCCGCGCAGATGGGCTACCTGCCGGGCACCATCTGGATCGTCGCGGGCGTGATCTTCGCCGGCGCCGTCCAGGACATGGTCACGCTGTTCTTCTCCACCCGCCGCGACGGCCGTTCGCTCGGCCAGATGGCCAGGGACGAGATCGGCCCCGTCGGCGGTGCCGCCGCCCTGATCGCCGTGTTCGCCATCATGATCATCCTGCTGGCGGTCCTGGCCCTGGTCATCGTCAACGCCCTGGCGCACTCGCCCTGGGGCGTCTTCTCCATCGGCATGACCATCCCGATCGCCGTGTTCATGGGCTTCTACCTGCGCGTCCTGCGGCCGGGCCGGGTCACCGAGGTCTCCGTCATCGGCGTCGCGCTGCTGCTGCTCGCCATCGTCGCGGGCGGCTGGGTCGCCGAGTCCTCCTTCGCGGGCACCTTCACCCTGGAAAAGGAGACGCTGGTCATCTGGATGGTGGTGTACGGCTTCCTGGCATCGGTGCTGCCGGTGTGGATGCTGCTCGCCCCCCGCGACTACCTGTCCACCTTCATGAAGGTCGGCACCATCGCGCTCCTCGCGATCGGCGTGGTCATCGCGATGCCCACCCTGAAGATGCCCTCGGTCACCGACTTCGCGGCCCGCGGCGACGGACCGGTCTTCGCCGGCTCGATGTTCCCCTTCGTCTTCATCACCATCGCCTGCGGTGCGCTCTCCGGCTTCCACGCCCTGGTCTCCTCGGGAACCACCCCGAAGATGATCCAGAAGGAGACGCAGGTCCGCATGATCGGCTACGGCGCGATGCTGACCGAGTCGTTCGTCGCCGTCATGGCGATCATCGCGGCCTGCATCATCGAGCCCGGCCTCTTCTTCGCGGTCAACTCCCCTCCCGGCATCATCGGCACCACGGTCGAGTCCGCCTCCCAGGCCGTGACCAACTTCGGCTTCGCCGTCTCCCCCGAGGCGCTCGCCCAGGCCGCCAAGGACGTCGAGGAGGCCAGCCTGCTCTCCCGTACGGGCGGCGCGCCGACCTTCGCACTCGGAATGTCCGAGATCTTCTCCGCCGTGGTCGGCGGTGCGGGCATGAAGGCGTTCTGGTACCACTTCGCCATCATGTTCGAGGCGCTGTTCATCCTGACCACGCTCGACGCGGGCACCCGCGTGGGCCGGTTCATGCTCCAGGACACCCTCGGCAACGTGCACAAGTCCTTCAAGGACGTCAGCTGGAAGCCCGGCGTGTGGTTCGCGAGCGCGATCGTCGTCGGCGGCTGGGGCTACTTCCTGTGGGTCGGCATCAAGGACCCGCTGGGCGGCATCAACCAGCTCTTCCCGCTCTTCGGCATCGCCAACCAGCTGCTCGCCGCGGTCGCCCTGGCCGTCTGCACCACGCTGCTGGTCAAGTCCGGCCGGCTCAAGTGGGCCTGGGTGACGGGCGTTCCGCTGGTCTGGGACGCCACGGTGACCCTGACCGCGAGCTACCAGAAGATCTTCTCCGAGGACGTGAAGGTCGGCTTCTTCGCCCAGCGCGACAAGTACCAGGCCGGGATCGACGCCGACAAGGTCCTGCCGCCCGCCAAGAACATGGACGACATGCACACCGTGGTCACCAACGCCACGGTGGACGGCGTCCTGTGCGCCCTCTTCGCCGTCCTGATCATCGTCGTCCTCGCGGACGCGGCCCGGACCTGCCTGAAGGCCGTCCGCGACCCCGGCTCGGCGACCCTCTCCGAGGTCCCGTGGACCGAGTCGAAGATCGTCGCCCCGGCCGGGCTGATCGCGACCGCCGAGGAGCGGGCGGAGCTCGCCGCGGCGGGCCCGGACGCGGGCGGCGGCCACGTCAAGGAGCCGGTGGCCTGA
- a CDS encoding GntR family transcriptional regulator codes for MATEGATTEPEGGAATRTARVPKYYRLKRHLLDMTETLPPGTPVPPERTLAAEFDTSRTTVRQALQELVVEGRLERIQGKGTFVAKPKVSQALQLTSYTEDMRAQGLEPTSQLLDIGYVTADDTLAGLLKITTGGRVLRIERLRLASGEPMAIETTHLSAKRFPALRRSLAKYTSLYTALAEVYDVHLAEAEETIETSLATPREAGLLGTDVGLPMLMLSRHSLDADGEPVEWVRSVYRGDRYKFVARLKRPAV; via the coding sequence ATGGCCACCGAAGGGGCGACCACGGAGCCGGAGGGCGGGGCGGCCACTCGCACGGCGCGCGTGCCCAAGTACTACCGACTCAAGCGGCACTTGCTCGACATGACCGAGACATTGCCGCCCGGCACCCCGGTGCCGCCGGAGCGCACGCTCGCGGCCGAGTTCGACACCTCGCGGACCACCGTCCGGCAGGCCCTCCAGGAACTGGTCGTAGAGGGGCGACTGGAACGGATCCAGGGCAAGGGCACCTTCGTGGCCAAGCCCAAGGTCTCCCAGGCCCTGCAACTGACCTCGTACACGGAGGACATGCGGGCCCAGGGACTGGAACCGACGTCCCAGCTCCTCGACATCGGTTACGTGACGGCCGACGACACCCTCGCCGGACTGCTCAAGATCACCACGGGCGGACGGGTCCTTCGCATCGAACGGCTGCGCCTGGCGAGCGGTGAGCCGATGGCCATCGAGACCACGCACCTGTCGGCCAAGCGCTTTCCCGCGCTGCGCCGGTCGCTCGCCAAGTACACCTCCCTCTACACGGCACTCGCCGAGGTGTACGACGTGCACCTCGCCGAGGCCGAGGAGACCATCGAGACCTCACTGGCGACCCCGCGCGAGGCCGGCCTGCTCGGCACCGACGTCGGCCTGCCGATGCTGATGCTCTCCCGCCACTCCCTGGACGCCGACGGCGAACCGGTGGAGTGGGTGCGGTCGGTGTACCGCGGCGACCGCTACAAGTTCGTCGCCAGGCTCAAGCGCCCGGCGGTCTGA
- a CDS encoding extracellular solute-binding protein, protein MKRKLIAAVGVAGMVIGLAACGDSDSKGGDKASEAKELTVWLTVDAQKNWPELVKAADDAIVAKHPGLTIKHEYYGWPDKNAKLDAVLATDKAPDVVEMGNSEMIGYTSTGAFAEIDPSKFENSGAWLDALKESVTYDGKTYGVPYYAGGRVGTWRKDIAAEAGVAAAPKTWAEYTAALDKIQAAKGDKFSALYQPSPDWYAAMSFVYEAGGSIAKKDGDKWKGNLSSPESLKGLKQYKELLDKYMHADKTKDESDRPVVFGQGNSAAIFAAAWEGATAATPENDKVGGLKDKLENFVQPGPSGKNLPVFLGGSDLAIPAKSKAKDIAAEWINVFTGAQGQKGLIAKGNLPNNKTDLGPLKADPKTQVAATAAESSWFVPTASGWGQIEKAKLLQTTLRDIGTGNKSVEDAAKAADAEIDKVINTK, encoded by the coding sequence GTGAAGCGCAAGCTCATCGCGGCGGTTGGAGTCGCGGGCATGGTGATCGGCCTCGCGGCGTGCGGTGATTCCGACAGCAAGGGGGGCGACAAGGCTTCCGAGGCCAAGGAGCTCACCGTCTGGCTGACGGTCGACGCCCAGAAGAACTGGCCGGAGCTCGTGAAGGCGGCCGACGACGCGATCGTTGCCAAGCACCCGGGTCTCACGATCAAGCACGAGTACTACGGCTGGCCGGACAAGAACGCCAAGCTGGACGCCGTACTTGCCACGGACAAGGCCCCGGACGTTGTCGAGATGGGCAACTCCGAGATGATCGGCTACACGTCGACCGGCGCCTTCGCCGAGATCGACCCGTCGAAGTTCGAGAACTCCGGCGCCTGGCTGGACGCCCTCAAGGAGTCCGTGACCTACGACGGCAAGACCTACGGCGTCCCCTACTACGCCGGTGGCCGTGTGGGCACCTGGCGCAAGGACATCGCCGCCGAGGCCGGCGTCGCCGCCGCGCCGAAGACGTGGGCCGAGTACACCGCCGCGCTGGACAAGATCCAGGCCGCGAAGGGCGACAAGTTCAGCGCCCTCTACCAGCCCTCCCCGGACTGGTACGCCGCGATGTCCTTCGTCTACGAGGCGGGCGGCAGCATCGCCAAGAAGGACGGCGACAAGTGGAAGGGCAACCTGTCCTCCCCCGAGTCGCTGAAGGGGCTCAAGCAGTACAAGGAGCTCCTCGACAAGTACATGCACGCCGACAAGACCAAGGACGAGTCCGACCGTCCGGTCGTCTTCGGCCAGGGCAACTCCGCGGCGATCTTCGCCGCCGCCTGGGAGGGCGCCACTGCCGCCACCCCGGAGAACGACAAGGTCGGCGGCCTGAAGGACAAGCTGGAGAACTTCGTCCAGCCCGGCCCGAGCGGCAAGAACCTCCCGGTCTTCCTGGGCGGTTCGGACCTGGCCATCCCGGCCAAGTCCAAGGCCAAGGACATCGCCGCCGAGTGGATCAACGTCTTCACCGGCGCCCAGGGCCAGAAGGGCCTGATCGCCAAGGGCAACCTGCCCAACAACAAGACGGACCTCGGCCCGCTGAAGGCCGACCCGAAGACCCAGGTCGCGGCCACCGCCGCCGAGTCCTCCTGGTTCGTCCCGACGGCGTCCGGCTGGGGCCAGATCGAGAAGGCCAAGCTCCTCCAGACCACGCTGCGCGACATCGGCACCGGCAACAAGTCGGTCGAGGACGCGGCCAAGGCCGCCGACGCCGAGATCGACAAGGTCATCAACACCAAGTGA
- a CDS encoding carbohydrate ABC transporter permease yields the protein MSAAQTTTADLPPAKQKTPPGAKSGSPAAPGRPSRKGPGATPWLLLAPCLLVIALVMGYPLYRLVALSFQSFGKSELWGFKDPEFVGFDNFAKILGDGEFWAVVLRTVIFAVGAVAATMVIGMLIALLLQKVSGWVKALISIALVASWGMPIIVATAVFKWLFDADYGVLNYLMSKLPGVDMVGHNWFTSGPQGLAVIMLLVVWGAVPFVVITLSAGLTQVPKELEEAARLDGAGAWGVFRHVTLPILKPILVMLTTLSVIWDMGVFPQVFVMRNGNPEAEFQLLTTYSYQQAFVVNDYSGGSAIALVTVLLLLGVVAVYMRQMLKIGEVE from the coding sequence ATGAGTGCCGCACAGACAACCACCGCCGACCTGCCGCCGGCGAAGCAGAAGACTCCCCCCGGAGCGAAGTCGGGCAGCCCCGCCGCGCCGGGCCGGCCCAGCCGCAAGGGCCCCGGTGCCACTCCCTGGCTGCTGCTGGCCCCGTGCCTGCTGGTCATCGCCCTCGTCATGGGGTACCCGCTCTACCGGCTGGTGGCCCTGTCCTTCCAGAGCTTCGGCAAGTCCGAGCTCTGGGGCTTCAAGGATCCCGAGTTCGTCGGCTTCGACAACTTCGCCAAGATCCTCGGCGACGGCGAGTTCTGGGCCGTCGTCCTGCGTACGGTGATCTTCGCAGTCGGCGCGGTCGCCGCGACGATGGTGATCGGCATGCTCATCGCGCTGCTGCTCCAGAAGGTCTCCGGCTGGGTCAAGGCGCTCATCAGCATCGCCCTCGTGGCGAGCTGGGGCATGCCCATCATCGTCGCCACCGCCGTCTTCAAGTGGCTCTTCGACGCCGACTACGGCGTCCTCAACTACCTGATGAGTAAGCTCCCCGGCGTCGACATGGTCGGCCACAACTGGTTCACCAGCGGCCCCCAGGGCCTCGCGGTGATCATGCTGCTGGTGGTCTGGGGTGCGGTCCCCTTCGTCGTCATCACCCTCAGCGCGGGCCTCACCCAGGTGCCCAAGGAGCTGGAGGAGGCCGCCCGGCTCGACGGGGCGGGCGCGTGGGGCGTGTTCCGGCACGTCACCCTCCCGATCCTGAAGCCGATCCTCGTCATGCTGACGACCCTCTCCGTCATCTGGGACATGGGCGTCTTCCCGCAGGTCTTCGTGATGCGCAACGGGAACCCCGAGGCGGAGTTCCAGCTGCTGACCACCTACTCGTACCAGCAGGCCTTCGTGGTCAACGACTATTCGGGCGGCTCCGCGATCGCCCTGGTGACCGTCCTGCTGCTGCTCGGCGTGGTCGCCGTCTACATGCGCCAGATGCTCAAGATCGGAGAGGTGGAATGA